Proteins encoded by one window of Salvia splendens isolate huo1 chromosome 5, SspV2, whole genome shotgun sequence:
- the LOC121803376 gene encoding TVP38/TMEM64 family membrane protein slr0305-like, whose product MSKLSDEVMETHAKGREDSEYVRLVKPSELRKPEPEILESQRQETNGSRMWWVKTIIWCLITVILLLILAKWGLPFFVKKVLFPTLEWEATAFGRPMLALVLVGSLALFPVFLIPSGPSMWLAGMIFGYGLGFVIIMVGTTIGMVLPFSVGLLFRDRIHQWLKRWPEKIAVIRLAAEGSWFHQFQVVALFRVSPFPYTIFNYAIVVTNMRFWPYLCGSVAGMIPESFIYIYSGKLIRTLANVQYGNHHLTPVEIIYNAISFIIAIISTIVFTVYAKRKLKELETEEAGEEGTAVGTSSFELHKLPSKEPDSYTLSLPVSG is encoded by the exons ATGTCAAAGTTGAGTGATGAGGTGATGGAAACCCATGCCAAAGGAAGAGAAGACAGTGAGTATGTGAGATTGGTCAAACCAAGTGAACTAAGGAAACCTGAACCAGAGATTTTGGAATCTCAAAGGCAGGAGACAAATGGATCTCGAATGTGGTGGGTGAAGACCATAATATGGTGCTTGATCACTGTAATTCTTCTTCTCATATTAGCAAAGTGGGGATTGCCCTTTTTTGTAAAGAAG GTTCTTTTTCCAACCTTGGAATGGGAAGCCACTGCATTTGGCCGTCCAATGCTCGCACTTGTACTTGTAGGTTCGTTGGCACTGTTCCCTGTTTTTTTAATTCCTTCAGGCCCTTCCATGTGGCTGGCTGGGATGATTTTTGGTTACGGTCTCGGGTTTGTCATAATCATGGTTGGAACAACAATTGGAATGGTCCTTCCCTTCTCGGTTGGTTTACTCTTTCGTGACCGAATTCAT CAATGGTTGAAGAGATGGCCTGAAAAAATTGCTGTGATTAGATTAGCAGCAGAAGGAAGTTGGTTCCATCAGTTTCAAGTAGTTGCTCTTTTTAGAGTATCACCCTTTCCTTACACAATCTTCAACTATGCCATAGTTGTAACAAATATGAGATTCTGGCCCTATTTATGTGGATCAGTTGCAGGAATGATTCCAGAATCCTTCATTTATATCTACAG TGGTAAGCTAATAAGGACATTAGCCAACGTCCAGTATGGGAACCATCACCTCACTCCAGTAGAGATCATTTACAATGCAATCTCATTCATTATTGCAATAATCTCAACGATTGTTTTCACTGTTTATGCCAAGAGGAAGTTGAAGGAACTGGAGACTGAAGAAGCCGGTGAAGAAGGCACAGCCGTTGGCACTAGCAGTTTTGAGTTGCATAAACTTCCTAGTAAAGAACCTGATAGTTATACACTGTCTTTGCCTGTAAGTGGCTGA